One Paenibacillus sp. J23TS9 DNA segment encodes these proteins:
- a CDS encoding ABC transporter substrate-binding protein yields MKMKWKNPIGSGLRSYKPGKAAVLVLGTVLLLTACGKAGGSSPDADASKPANAVQGSSQTKKPAANNETVEALYEQAKQEGKLIVYSTSGRANDAAETFMKQYPEIKVEVSKVKSDEMMDKVTKEQDAGQFNPDVIITKEVSGAVEEEMVKPGRYIKYLPEDLAPMVDEPYRTQAEGYANYLEFRTVFYNTEHYKTAPITNWWDLTTPEYKGKVYTADPLSSPAFMDLFTTMVVNSEDMAAAYKEKFGKDIELHGTENAGYEFIQQLFANGLVVLKGSDDVLDAIGKADSDAIGLAVSGDVSKVEEKGWSILPIYDIKPKTSVPDSGYLFLANKAPHEAAGKLFIRWMMGGKDGQGEGMNPFNEVGSWVPRSDVKTKNEISFEQLNLWNYDGEALYFASPKVRDFWIKQK; encoded by the coding sequence ATGAAAATGAAATGGAAAAACCCGATAGGCTCCGGGCTTCGATCCTATAAGCCAGGTAAAGCGGCGGTTCTGGTATTGGGCACGGTTCTGCTGCTAACTGCATGCGGTAAGGCGGGAGGAAGTAGCCCGGATGCGGATGCGTCGAAGCCCGCAAACGCGGTGCAGGGATCAAGCCAGACAAAGAAACCGGCTGCAAATAATGAAACGGTCGAAGCGCTGTATGAGCAGGCCAAGCAAGAAGGCAAGCTCATCGTCTACTCCACCTCGGGCCGCGCGAACGATGCTGCGGAGACGTTCATGAAGCAGTACCCGGAGATCAAAGTCGAGGTCAGCAAAGTGAAATCCGATGAAATGATGGATAAGGTGACGAAGGAGCAGGACGCGGGGCAATTCAATCCCGACGTGATCATTACGAAGGAAGTCAGCGGAGCCGTGGAGGAAGAAATGGTGAAGCCGGGCCGTTACATCAAATATTTGCCGGAGGATTTGGCTCCCATGGTCGACGAGCCCTATCGCACGCAAGCGGAAGGGTATGCCAATTACCTGGAATTCCGCACCGTCTTCTATAACACCGAGCATTACAAAACCGCTCCCATTACGAACTGGTGGGACCTGACAACGCCGGAGTATAAAGGCAAGGTGTATACCGCTGATCCGCTCAGCTCCCCGGCCTTTATGGACCTGTTTACGACCATGGTCGTGAACAGCGAGGATATGGCGGCTGCTTATAAGGAAAAGTTCGGGAAGGATATCGAGCTGCACGGCACCGAAAATGCAGGCTATGAATTTATCCAGCAGCTGTTCGCTAACGGGCTGGTTGTATTAAAAGGAAGCGACGACGTATTGGATGCGATCGGCAAAGCAGACAGCGACGCGATCGGATTGGCAGTATCCGGCGATGTGTCCAAGGTGGAGGAGAAGGGCTGGAGCATTCTGCCGATTTACGACATCAAGCCGAAAACATCGGTTCCCGACTCGGGTTACCTGTTCCTCGCCAACAAAGCGCCGCATGAAGCGGCAGGCAAGCTGTTCATCCGCTGGATGATGGGCGGGAAGGATGGGCAGGGCGAGGGCATGAACCCTTTTAACGAGGTGGGCTCCTGGGTTCCCCGTTCCGACGTGAAGACCAAAAACGAGATTTCATTCGAACAGCTGAACCTGTGGAATTATGACGGAGAAGCTTTGTATTTTGCCTCGCCGAAGGTGCGGGATTTCTGGATTAAGCAAAAATAA
- a CDS encoding M48 family metallopeptidase produces MKIEFEQQIIEFHVAFGPRKKMSIQMDPTGLITVKAPNGTCDDKVMSAVKQHGKRILEQLDAIAKTREAPKTKEYQDKGKFLLLGEYHFLHELIETKDLNEEELKRELKKFYFSSCKKIVQERMKIYQKQLKVKPKTMDIVESSTKWGSCSSDKHLTFNYRLAMAPMEVIDYVIIHELCHLTHMNHDRSFWRRVGSVMPDYKEKEAFLARYGQAMTL; encoded by the coding sequence ATGAAAATTGAATTTGAACAGCAAATCATCGAATTCCATGTGGCATTTGGACCTCGGAAAAAGATGTCGATTCAAATGGATCCTACAGGTCTTATTACTGTGAAAGCTCCTAATGGCACTTGTGATGATAAAGTGATGAGTGCTGTGAAGCAGCATGGGAAAAGGATCTTGGAACAATTAGATGCCATTGCGAAAACTCGTGAAGCTCCGAAAACAAAGGAATATCAAGATAAAGGTAAGTTTCTTCTTCTGGGGGAATATCATTTTCTTCATGAGTTAATTGAAACGAAGGATCTGAATGAAGAGGAGCTTAAGCGCGAGCTGAAGAAGTTTTATTTCTCCAGCTGTAAAAAGATTGTTCAGGAACGAATGAAAATATATCAGAAGCAGCTCAAAGTAAAACCTAAAACCATGGATATCGTGGAGTCCAGCACCAAGTGGGGAAGCTGCAGTTCGGACAAGCATCTAACCTTCAATTATCGTCTAGCCATGGCGCCCATGGAAGTGATTGATTATGTGATCATCCATGAACTATGTCACCTCACGCATATGAATCATGATCGTTCTTTCTGGAGACGAGTAGGAAGCGTGATGCCGGATTATAAAGAAAAGGAAGCGTTCCTGGCAAGGTATGGACAAGCAATGACATTGTAA
- a CDS encoding DUF4241 domain-containing protein produces the protein MNIQLGNFEVNSGQLVVSDPCYELNTTSIIMGVLDNVLNGTWVGQVEKVEVREWGEACSKLTAYHHLVAEQESYLEWVKCPFIVGVDSGQAGIFDMSKYRIPDANAPKGGTDTDNEWYDSCCDITESGEEAGVMDGGVVSRTGIGDGTYGVYMTTDNQNQVVGVKIVFIKG, from the coding sequence TTGAATATTCAACTGGGCAATTTTGAAGTGAATTCCGGCCAACTGGTTGTATCCGACCCTTGTTACGAACTAAATACCACTTCCATCATTATGGGAGTATTAGATAACGTATTGAACGGCACCTGGGTAGGGCAAGTGGAGAAGGTTGAAGTGAGGGAGTGGGGCGAAGCTTGCTCCAAACTAACGGCTTACCACCATTTAGTGGCTGAACAAGAGTCCTATTTGGAATGGGTGAAATGTCCATTTATTGTTGGAGTGGATAGCGGACAAGCAGGGATTTTTGATATGAGTAAATATAGGATTCCTGACGCGAATGCTCCAAAAGGGGGTACGGATACCGATAATGAATGGTATGATTCCTGCTGCGATATCACCGAAAGCGGGGAAGAAGCAGGCGTGATGGACGGCGGCGTCGTGTCGCGAACAGGTATAGGTGACGGTACCTATGGGGTGTATATGACCACAGATAATCAGAATCAGGTTGTGGGCGTGAAGATCGTATTTATCAAGGGATAA
- a CDS encoding helix-turn-helix domain-containing protein → MTDKEILLRVGSRIRELRKEKGLTQEALGEKGGFHFSYIGQIERGEKNVALLNLAKIAEALEVDISLLFIQTNRDNSEESKADIQEINYILNQQNAQKVAMAKNVVKEIFNYK, encoded by the coding sequence ATGACGGATAAGGAAATACTGCTTCGGGTCGGATCCCGCATTCGCGAGCTGAGGAAGGAAAAAGGCTTGACGCAGGAAGCCCTCGGCGAAAAAGGCGGCTTTCACTTTTCATATATCGGACAAATCGAACGCGGCGAGAAGAACGTCGCTCTATTGAACCTCGCTAAAATTGCAGAAGCCTTAGAAGTGGATATATCGCTGCTCTTCATTCAGACAAATCGGGACAATAGCGAAGAATCCAAAGCAGATATTCAGGAGATTAACTACATACTGAACCAGCAGAACGCGCAAAAGGTCGCAATGGCGAAAAATGTGGTAAAAGAAATTTTTAATTATAAGTGA
- a CDS encoding YjfB family protein, translating into MDIAALSTSMSQASLAQQVSLSVLGMAKGQAEVQGQNLVRMIEKSVDPNLGKRIDISV; encoded by the coding sequence ATGGATATTGCAGCTTTATCTACATCCATGAGTCAGGCATCGTTGGCTCAACAGGTAAGCTTGTCGGTGCTCGGCATGGCCAAGGGCCAGGCAGAAGTGCAGGGTCAGAATCTTGTGCGGATGATCGAGAAAAGCGTCGATCCCAATCTGGGAAAGCGCATTGACATTTCGGTGTGA
- a CDS encoding ABC transporter substrate-binding protein gives MKARKVLIFLVLLIASVSVMAGCSSDKETEGTAKLETVRILYPGERSDRMDEFLGHEFAEKMAADLGLKVEVVFVPWAQYWEQKDIMLAANEPIDLYWDGLPDLSTIVNKKQAMVLDDLIEKYGQDMLKVLPTEQLQGATIDGKVYGIPSAYAPSSAMYQLVAVRQDILEAVGMTDVKTADDLKEFATRAKAKFPEMKGPADIVFKPLTRYYADEQYNWLGVEDLVVFGEESKKAYSYYESEAFQKVAKFNRGMYEAGLYSEDLTIKYNERDSRMQTGLYLWVEGSLGKEMEIINAIKANAPDARVKTYLLAEDKPRYITAAGGEVLGIPVKAPNPEGAMKLINWIYKSKENYLFALYGVEGKDYEIVDGRINKLTSSEFFYEWMFRNQNYQMFGPDVAQESIDKYKSWDDQAIRSASLGFRFNNEKVKKIETALKEVAGKDLAAIRSGFLDFDTEYPKAVKKLKTAGIDEYVAEVQRQLDEFLAKK, from the coding sequence ATGAAAGCGAGGAAAGTGCTTATCTTTTTGGTATTATTGATCGCGTCCGTTTCTGTGATGGCTGGATGCAGCAGCGACAAGGAAACAGAGGGGACAGCTAAGCTCGAAACCGTCAGAATTTTGTACCCGGGAGAGCGGAGCGATCGGATGGATGAATTTCTTGGTCATGAATTTGCCGAGAAAATGGCAGCCGATCTGGGCTTGAAGGTAGAGGTTGTATTTGTGCCGTGGGCTCAGTATTGGGAACAAAAGGATATTATGCTGGCCGCAAATGAACCAATCGATCTGTATTGGGATGGACTTCCGGATCTTTCTACAATCGTCAACAAGAAACAAGCCATGGTGCTGGATGATTTAATCGAGAAATACGGTCAGGATATGCTGAAAGTATTGCCAACGGAACAGCTTCAAGGCGCAACGATTGACGGTAAGGTATATGGCATTCCATCGGCATACGCACCTTCCTCGGCCATGTATCAGTTGGTCGCCGTTCGTCAGGATATCCTCGAAGCCGTAGGGATGACCGACGTCAAGACTGCCGATGATCTAAAAGAATTTGCAACAAGAGCGAAAGCCAAATTCCCTGAAATGAAAGGACCTGCCGACATCGTCTTCAAACCTTTAACCCGATATTATGCCGATGAGCAATATAACTGGCTCGGCGTAGAAGATCTGGTCGTATTCGGGGAAGAGAGCAAAAAAGCATATAGCTATTATGAATCGGAGGCTTTCCAGAAAGTAGCGAAGTTTAACCGCGGAATGTATGAGGCAGGGTTATATTCAGAGGATCTGACCATTAAATACAATGAAAGAGACTCGCGCATGCAGACGGGGTTATATTTATGGGTTGAAGGATCATTGGGCAAGGAAATGGAAATTATTAATGCGATCAAAGCCAATGCACCGGATGCTAGAGTTAAAACATACCTGTTAGCGGAGGATAAACCACGTTATATTACGGCCGCAGGCGGAGAAGTTCTGGGCATACCTGTAAAAGCCCCGAATCCTGAAGGAGCCATGAAGCTGATTAACTGGATTTATAAATCCAAGGAAAATTATCTGTTTGCTCTCTATGGTGTCGAAGGCAAGGATTACGAAATTGTGGATGGAAGAATCAATAAGCTGACCTCTAGCGAATTCTTCTATGAATGGATGTTTAGAAACCAAAATTACCAAATGTTCGGACCGGATGTAGCACAAGAGTCCATCGATAAGTATAAAAGCTGGGATGATCAAGCGATCCGATCCGCTTCACTCGGCTTCCGGTTTAATAATGAGAAGGTTAAGAAAATAGAGACGGCCCTGAAAGAAGTCGCGGGCAAGGATTTAGCTGCGATCCGCTCCGGTTTTTTGGATTTCGATACAGAGTATCCTAAGGCCGTTAAGAAGTTAAAGACAGCAGGCATTGATGAATATGTAGCAGAGGTACAGCGTCAATTAGATGAATTTTTAGCTAAAAAATAA
- a CDS encoding carbohydrate ABC transporter permease, producing MDTYKYIFVNSGMKILKSYGVTIFVTVVGTAGALLITSMIAFSLSIKKLRYRNVLAFISNFTIIFSAGLIPWYMVSVNYYGLKNSILALILPSIFSVWNMFLLRTYFASISPSLYEAAEMDGANYFTIYIKVALPLSKTALLTVGLMYALQYWNDWWNALIFINERNLFPLQYYLYNILSNVNAISSGRIPSGASGNITLPAETVKMAITVITIGPIIFLFPYIQKYFVHGIMTGAVKE from the coding sequence TTGGATACCTATAAATATATCTTTGTGAATAGCGGAATGAAAATACTGAAATCCTACGGCGTGACCATTTTTGTAACCGTTGTGGGTACGGCAGGTGCTTTGCTGATTACAAGCATGATTGCCTTTTCTCTATCCATAAAAAAGCTGAGATACCGGAACGTACTCGCCTTTATTAGCAATTTTACGATTATCTTCTCGGCCGGTTTGATTCCATGGTATATGGTCAGCGTCAATTATTATGGACTGAAGAACAGTATCCTGGCCTTAATCCTTCCTTCTATATTTAGCGTGTGGAATATGTTTCTGCTGCGTACGTATTTTGCTAGCATATCCCCTTCTTTATATGAAGCTGCCGAGATGGATGGAGCCAACTATTTTACGATCTATATTAAGGTAGCGCTTCCATTAAGCAAGACCGCATTGCTTACGGTGGGTTTAATGTATGCATTGCAATATTGGAATGATTGGTGGAATGCGCTGATCTTTATTAATGAACGTAATTTATTTCCGCTGCAATATTACCTCTACAACATCCTATCCAATGTAAATGCCATTAGCTCCGGACGTATTCCATCGGGGGCTTCAGGCAACATCACGTTACCTGCAGAAACGGTGAAGATGGCCATTACGGTGATCACGATTGGACCGATCATTTTTCTGTTCCCTTACATCCAAAAATACTTCGTGCACGGGATTATGACCGGTGCAGTCAAGGAATAG
- a CDS encoding sugar ABC transporter permease, with protein sequence MAFTDFNVVDGIFGSEFVGLDNFKYFFSANSMGWKVTYNTLYINFFSLILGIVVPVSIAILINEIRHKTYRKIAQSMMFFPYFISWVVVGAILYGIFSTDVGIANQMLKFFGADPISWYSEPKYWKWIIILASVWKWSGYSSIIYMATMANFDDSLFEAAKVDGANKLQRILFLTVPMLKPTIIVLSLLSIGRIFYGDFGMIYGIVGNNPVLVDEVTVIDTYVYQSMRTLGFSYATAIGLFQSLMGLILITAANQSAKKINDGEGLF encoded by the coding sequence ATGGCATTTACCGATTTTAATGTGGTTGATGGAATCTTTGGCAGTGAATTTGTGGGTCTGGATAATTTTAAATACTTTTTCTCAGCTAACAGCATGGGATGGAAGGTTACTTATAACACGCTATATATTAACTTTTTCAGCCTTATATTAGGTATTGTTGTTCCAGTCAGTATTGCTATTCTGATCAATGAGATCCGGCATAAAACCTACAGGAAGATCGCTCAAAGCATGATGTTTTTTCCCTATTTTATCTCGTGGGTCGTCGTTGGAGCGATCCTGTACGGAATCTTCTCCACGGATGTGGGTATTGCCAATCAAATGCTGAAGTTCTTTGGCGCAGATCCGATCAGCTGGTACTCGGAGCCGAAGTATTGGAAGTGGATCATTATCCTGGCGAGTGTCTGGAAGTGGAGCGGGTACAGCTCCATTATTTATATGGCCACGATGGCTAACTTTGATGACAGCTTGTTTGAAGCCGCTAAAGTCGATGGAGCCAACAAATTGCAGCGCATTCTTTTCTTAACCGTACCCATGCTGAAACCGACGATCATCGTCTTAAGCTTGCTGAGCATCGGACGGATATTCTATGGCGACTTTGGCATGATCTATGGCATTGTCGGCAACAACCCGGTTTTAGTGGATGAGGTAACAGTCATTGATACTTATGTCTATCAGTCTATGCGCACGCTCGGATTTTCTTATGCTACGGCAATCGGACTATTCCAGTCTTTGATGGGATTAATACTGATTACGGCTGCAAACCAATCTGCTAAGAAAATAAATGACGGAGAGGGTCTATTTTAA
- a CDS encoding Gfo/Idh/MocA family protein: MNLKLALIGAGQRGMIYARQAYQSAEMVAVVEPDDGRRRATADEFQIPLERQFASVDEFYRLGKICDAVIISSMDRDHYAQTMKALDLGYDILLEKPISPSPEECLRIQQKANEKGRKVIVCHVLRYTNFFAEIKKIIESRELGKVITIQHNENIGNFHMAHSFVRGNWRRSDLASPIMMQKSCHDMDILAWLVDSGAKRISSYGNLTYFKEENAPAGSAERCLECKVAADCRFDARKAYLPVREQWPATVISADQTEEGLLQALQTSPYGRCVYRMDNDVCDHQVTLIEFKNGVTATFNLSGFTNKMHRTLKIMCEHGEIRGDDLLNIIEVTRFNSNMAEASQQTIIRPAAMGGGHNGGDTGLMIDFLGNLENADFTSRSSIDMSVESHLMAYAAEEARVTGTVIDLDHLKEQLQNSVTA, encoded by the coding sequence ATGAATTTGAAGTTAGCATTAATCGGTGCAGGACAAAGAGGCATGATCTACGCAAGGCAAGCCTACCAAAGTGCGGAAATGGTTGCGGTCGTTGAACCGGATGACGGCAGAAGAAGGGCGACAGCAGATGAGTTTCAGATTCCCTTGGAGAGACAATTCGCATCCGTAGATGAATTTTACCGATTAGGGAAAATTTGCGATGCCGTTATTATTTCCTCTATGGATAGAGACCATTATGCTCAAACCATGAAAGCGCTTGATCTAGGTTATGACATTCTGCTCGAAAAACCCATTTCGCCAAGTCCCGAAGAATGTCTGAGAATACAGCAGAAAGCCAACGAAAAAGGCCGCAAAGTGATTGTATGTCATGTACTGCGGTATACGAATTTCTTCGCGGAGATCAAGAAAATCATTGAAAGCCGTGAGCTTGGCAAAGTCATCACCATTCAGCATAACGAGAACATCGGCAATTTTCACATGGCCCATTCCTTTGTGAGGGGCAACTGGCGAAGAAGCGATCTGGCGAGTCCGATCATGATGCAGAAGTCCTGCCATGACATGGATATTCTAGCCTGGCTGGTGGACAGCGGGGCTAAACGGATCTCCTCCTATGGCAACCTGACTTATTTTAAAGAGGAAAATGCGCCGGCTGGCAGCGCGGAGCGATGCCTGGAATGCAAGGTGGCTGCGGACTGCCGGTTTGATGCAAGAAAAGCCTATCTCCCTGTAAGAGAGCAATGGCCGGCTACGGTCATTTCGGCGGATCAGACGGAAGAGGGACTGCTGCAGGCGCTCCAAACGAGTCCTTATGGACGCTGCGTTTATCGGATGGACAATGATGTATGCGATCATCAGGTGACCCTGATCGAGTTTAAAAACGGGGTCACGGCAACGTTTAACTTAAGCGGGTTTACGAATAAAATGCACCGCACGCTCAAAATCATGTGCGAGCATGGAGAAATTCGCGGGGATGATCTCTTGAATATCATTGAAGTCACAAGGTTTAACTCCAATATGGCTGAAGCCAGTCAGCAAACGATCATTCGGCCGGCAGCCATGGGCGGCGGGCATAATGGCGGCGATACAGGACTGATGATCGACTTCCTGGGAAATTTGGAGAATGCTGATTTTACGAGCAGATCCTCCATTGACATGTCTGTCGAAAGTCACCTTATGGCTTATGCAGCCGAAGAGGCAAGAGTTACCGGTACGGTCATTGATCTGGATCATCTCAAGGAGCAGCTGCAAAACAGCGTTACAGCATAA
- a CDS encoding DUF4832 domain-containing protein produces the protein MSRYSLENYEKYKTNKIRPQPISPKEHVTNHGLFEYAAFSWKELESARGEYRLESIKEALNTARNPILVLTPDLPLWVKDDAEDCFAALIRKVGSYIDSDRRLAAVVISTLTDSKEEWNAYIDSFETQTLLADLQHDRLIQHLRNCSRGFGLLVKCSEESWIECCEAFARNNLQKVWKSYPVVLHVTDDACGPHCRREAYRWHASLSNINAGLGYDLVLRRLTYPETVSSRGSLPLRFWFVNTGSSRIYEKFQLWVKLKQGDFSYKLPLIAKTHSWLTGDLVHNEIIPLQDMPPGTYTLSLGLFFEDRSYISLQIRNQQQDGYYEAGTIQVEITDEDPLMNIWDTYDPEGYYPLEDPKLPE, from the coding sequence ATGAGCCGATATTCGCTTGAAAACTACGAGAAGTATAAAACGAACAAAATCCGGCCGCAGCCAATATCCCCAAAGGAGCATGTTACCAACCACGGCCTGTTCGAATATGCTGCCTTTTCGTGGAAAGAACTTGAGTCGGCCCGCGGAGAATATAGGCTGGAATCGATCAAGGAAGCACTGAATACAGCCCGAAATCCTATTCTGGTTCTGACGCCGGACCTGCCTCTATGGGTTAAGGATGACGCGGAGGATTGTTTCGCGGCTTTGATCCGCAAGGTCGGCAGTTATATCGACTCGGACAGACGCCTTGCAGCCGTCGTGATATCGACGTTGACTGACAGTAAGGAAGAATGGAATGCCTACATCGATTCGTTTGAAACGCAGACGCTGCTTGCTGATCTGCAGCATGATAGACTGATTCAACATTTAAGGAACTGCAGCCGTGGATTTGGGCTGCTGGTGAAGTGCAGCGAGGAGAGTTGGATCGAATGCTGTGAGGCTTTTGCCAGAAACAATCTTCAGAAGGTATGGAAGAGTTACCCTGTTGTCCTCCATGTGACTGATGACGCGTGCGGTCCTCACTGCAGACGCGAGGCATACCGCTGGCATGCAAGTCTCTCCAATATAAATGCAGGGCTTGGATACGATCTTGTTTTACGTAGACTGACTTATCCGGAAACCGTATCCAGCCGGGGAAGCCTCCCGCTGCGATTCTGGTTCGTAAACACGGGCAGCTCGAGAATATATGAGAAATTTCAATTGTGGGTGAAGTTAAAGCAAGGTGATTTTTCCTATAAACTTCCGCTGATTGCAAAAACGCATTCATGGTTAACCGGGGACCTGGTCCACAACGAAATTATTCCATTGCAGGATATGCCACCGGGAACATATACGCTCAGTCTGGGACTCTTTTTCGAAGACCGGTCCTATATCTCGCTTCAGATACGGAATCAACAACAAGATGGATATTATGAGGCGGGTACGATACAAGTCGAAATTACCGATGAAGATCCGCTTATGAATATATGGGATACGTATGATCCGGAAGGATATTATCCATTGGAAGACCCTAAGCTTCCGGAATAA
- a CDS encoding acyltransferase domain-containing protein, with the protein MDRRLSFNECISFCNFDYLPEGLEDKYNQYNPNNKPHLIPRDFLSELFEQYELPEHTRQRLIRGIEAIETDDVLFHFTKFLVEVLCSARNRCDETHYTHMTPGCMNQDGDLYSFLLLLACVVPSMEMLQKRSVPEAYYEQIPHQPLKHQLEKLVLHGDSKVDDFPWVMNFYTCSIFLLDRFYFIPYRFGDPFTMFRHVSTQEVIALRHAGEEFRSDGQRSGINDVYDPQGCFTSQWLENGECIIANRINPMGFVERDKTTILKKEWEPVLQEGDMLLALHIPAGPGYTPDRLKNSMSMAIEFYGEYFPELPIKGFWSASWLYDTRLSLLLDNEKSNIVRVQRQFYNYPTLEGDGMLRYELFGDRKADPLAGPGAYTTSLQKAAAAYMQTGARFNTLSMIVLKEEIEQIGSMPYITDTDIEQFRRTVDSHLREVNG; encoded by the coding sequence ATGGATAGGCGATTAAGCTTTAACGAGTGTATAAGCTTCTGCAATTTTGATTACCTGCCTGAAGGATTAGAAGACAAATACAACCAGTATAACCCGAATAACAAGCCCCATCTCATTCCACGCGATTTCTTGTCTGAACTCTTTGAGCAATATGAACTTCCGGAACATACCCGGCAACGGCTCATTCGCGGGATAGAGGCTATAGAAACGGATGACGTATTATTTCACTTCACTAAATTTTTGGTGGAAGTGTTGTGCTCTGCGCGCAACCGCTGTGATGAGACCCACTATACCCATATGACCCCGGGATGTATGAACCAGGATGGAGACTTATATTCATTTCTTTTGCTGCTAGCCTGTGTTGTCCCTTCCATGGAAATGCTGCAGAAACGTTCCGTACCCGAAGCGTACTATGAACAGATCCCTCACCAGCCCTTGAAGCATCAGTTGGAAAAATTGGTGCTGCACGGCGATTCCAAGGTTGATGATTTCCCGTGGGTGATGAATTTTTATACTTGCTCCATCTTTCTGTTAGACCGGTTTTATTTTATTCCATACCGGTTTGGGGATCCATTCACGATGTTCCGTCATGTGAGCACGCAGGAGGTTATTGCCCTTCGGCACGCGGGAGAAGAATTCCGCAGCGATGGACAACGCAGCGGAATCAATGATGTTTATGACCCGCAAGGATGCTTCACTTCCCAATGGCTGGAGAATGGTGAATGTATCATAGCCAACCGGATAAATCCCATGGGGTTCGTTGAAAGAGACAAGACGACGATCTTGAAGAAGGAATGGGAACCGGTACTTCAGGAAGGGGATATGCTGTTGGCGCTTCATATTCCAGCCGGGCCCGGATATACGCCGGACAGGCTGAAGAATTCAATGTCCATGGCCATTGAATTCTATGGCGAATATTTTCCGGAGCTGCCCATCAAAGGCTTCTGGAGCGCAAGCTGGCTTTACGATACCCGGTTATCGCTCTTGCTCGACAACGAAAAAAGCAATATCGTGCGCGTTCAACGGCAATTTTATAATTATCCGACCCTGGAAGGAGACGGAATGCTGCGGTATGAACTCTTTGGAGATCGGAAGGCAGATCCGCTCGCGGGTCCGGGCGCGTATACAACCTCGCTCCAAAAAGCAGCCGCGGCGTATATGCAGACCGGAGCCCGGTTTAACACATTAAGCATGATTGTATTGAAGGAAGAAATCGAACAGATTGGCAGCATGCCATATATAACAGACACGGATATTGAGCAATTCCGCAGAACCGTTGACAGCCATTTAAGGGAGGTAAACGGATGA